A genomic region of Mesorhizobium sp. NZP2077 contains the following coding sequences:
- a CDS encoding hemolysin III family protein yields MTNTPPQLEIPFVGRWHYSRAEMIADGVVHAVGIVLAIAAGSALLALAAFRVGPGEYIAAAFYVVSLLTVLSVSMTYNLWPVTSPAKWVLRRFDHAAIYLLIAATYTPFLAQLDGSPLASWMIVLVWAAAAMGIAIKVFFPGRFDRLAVVFYLAIGWSGIILAKPLVQTLPTTSLALIIAGGVVYSCGVIFFAWKGLRFHNALWHGFVVTGAGLHLAAMVDCLVINRL; encoded by the coding sequence ATGACGAACACACCGCCGCAACTCGAAATCCCCTTTGTCGGGCGCTGGCACTATTCCCGTGCGGAGATGATCGCCGACGGCGTTGTGCATGCCGTCGGCATCGTGCTGGCGATCGCGGCCGGCTCGGCGCTGCTGGCGCTGGCGGCGTTTCGGGTCGGGCCTGGCGAATATATCGCCGCCGCCTTCTATGTCGTTTCGCTGCTTACCGTGCTGTCGGTATCGATGACCTACAATCTCTGGCCGGTGACGTCGCCGGCGAAATGGGTCTTGCGGCGCTTCGACCACGCCGCGATCTATCTCCTGATCGCCGCCACCTACACGCCCTTTCTTGCCCAGCTCGATGGCTCGCCATTGGCCAGCTGGATGATCGTCCTGGTGTGGGCAGCGGCCGCCATGGGCATCGCCATAAAAGTGTTTTTCCCCGGCCGCTTCGACCGGCTGGCTGTTGTCTTCTACCTCGCCATCGGCTGGAGTGGCATCATTCTGGCAAAGCCCCTTGTCCAGACCCTGCCGACGACATCGCTTGCGCTCATCATCGCCGGTGGCGTCGTCTATTCCTGCGGTGTCATTTTCTTCGCCTGGAAGGGGCTGCGCTTCCACAATGCGCTGTGGCATGGCTTCGTCGTCACCGGCGCCGGCCTGCATCTGGCGGCCATGGTCGACTGTCTGGTCATCAATCGTCTCTGA
- the efp gene encoding elongation factor P produces MAKINGNEIRPGYVIEHDGGLWVAVRTNTVKPGKGGAYNQVELKNLINGTKLNERFRSAETVEQIRLDLKDFSFLYAQEDALVFMDTQSYEQLELNKDFVGDRAAFLQDGMMVTVQLYEERPIGISLPDYVTLTITEADPVVKGQTAASSYKPAVLENGIRVLVPPFIGAGERIIVDTNEITYVRRAD; encoded by the coding sequence TGGCCAAGATCAATGGCAACGAAATCCGTCCCGGTTACGTCATCGAGCACGATGGCGGCCTCTGGGTGGCGGTAAGGACCAACACCGTCAAGCCCGGCAAGGGCGGCGCCTACAACCAGGTCGAACTTAAGAACCTTATCAACGGCACCAAGCTCAACGAGCGCTTCCGCTCGGCCGAGACGGTCGAACAGATCCGCCTCGACCTGAAGGATTTTTCCTTCCTCTACGCGCAGGAAGACGCGCTGGTGTTCATGGACACCCAAAGCTACGAACAGCTCGAGCTGAACAAGGATTTCGTCGGCGACCGCGCCGCATTCCTGCAGGATGGCATGATGGTGACGGTTCAGCTGTATGAGGAGAGGCCGATCGGCATCTCGCTGCCCGATTATGTGACCCTGACCATCACCGAAGCCGATCCGGTGGTGAAGGGCCAGACGGCGGCATCCTCCTACAAGCCGGCGGTGCTGGAGAACGGTATCCGCGTGCTGGTGCCGCCCTTCATCGGTGCCGGCGAACGCATCATCGTCGACACCAACGAAATCACTTACGTGCGCCGCGCCGACTGA
- a CDS encoding inositol monophosphatase family protein: MARSALLNVMVQAAMKAGRSLSRDFGEVQNLQVSLKGPGDYVSQADRKAEDILFAELSKARPGYSFLMEERGVVEGDDSQHRWIVDPLDGTTNFLHGIPLFAVSIALERQGQIVAGVIYNPAMDELYTTERGGGAFMNDRRLRVAGRIKLVDTVIGCGMPHLGRGHHGNFLVELRNVMAEVSGVRRLGSAALDLAYVAAGRMDGFWETGLSAWDIAAGLLLIREAGGFVSDMDGGQDMLDNGSVVAGNEVIQRALLKAVKKPLSAR, encoded by the coding sequence ATGGCACGCTCAGCCCTTCTCAACGTCATGGTCCAGGCCGCAATGAAGGCCGGCCGCTCGCTGTCGCGCGACTTCGGCGAGGTCCAGAACCTGCAGGTCTCTTTGAAGGGTCCGGGCGACTATGTCAGCCAGGCCGACCGCAAGGCCGAGGACATTCTGTTTGCCGAATTGTCGAAGGCGCGCCCGGGCTATAGCTTCCTGATGGAAGAGCGCGGCGTGGTGGAAGGCGACGACAGCCAGCATCGCTGGATCGTCGACCCGCTCGACGGCACCACCAATTTCCTGCACGGCATTCCGCTCTTCGCCGTCTCGATCGCCCTAGAGCGCCAGGGCCAGATCGTTGCCGGCGTGATCTATAATCCGGCAATGGACGAGCTCTATACGACCGAGCGCGGCGGCGGCGCCTTCATGAACGACCGCCGGCTGCGCGTCGCCGGCCGCATCAAGCTGGTCGACACGGTGATCGGCTGCGGCATGCCGCATCTGGGACGCGGCCACCATGGCAATTTCCTCGTCGAATTGCGCAACGTCATGGCCGAGGTCTCGGGCGTGCGCCGTCTCGGCTCCGCCGCGCTCGATCTTGCCTATGTCGCCGCCGGCCGCATGGACGGCTTCTGGGAAACCGGGCTGTCGGCCTGGGACATCGCTGCCGGCCTGCTCTTGATCCGCGAAGCCGGTGGTTTCGTCTCGGACATGGACGGCGGACAGGACATGCTCGACAACGGCTCGGTGGTCGCCGGCAACGAGGTCATCCAGCGCGCTTTGCTGAAGGCCGTGAAGAAGCCTCTCTCGGCACGCTGA